One part of the Enterococcus sp. DIV1094 genome encodes these proteins:
- a CDS encoding cell division protein SepF: MPLLNRGAIANFFGLADEEEYEYEDYPETQQKVAPQPTKTKTQYQQHSPAVSQPIEKQQRSTTTTRPVGRENVPTNETKKVIELHQSSTKNTQKEQRQTRPSAQPKTQLAGKITVMEPRAYSEAMTIAKRIIAGEATLVNFRLVEEKQARRIVDFLTGTVYALDGDIKRVGDEIFLCTPAGLEIDSSTAQSFADGSMFDL; encoded by the coding sequence ATGCCACTTTTAAACAGAGGAGCAATTGCTAATTTTTTCGGATTAGCTGATGAAGAAGAGTACGAATACGAAGATTATCCTGAAACACAACAAAAGGTTGCCCCGCAACCAACTAAAACAAAAACACAGTATCAACAACATTCTCCAGCTGTTTCACAGCCGATTGAAAAACAACAACGCTCAACTACGACAACTCGTCCTGTTGGTCGTGAGAATGTGCCGACGAACGAAACAAAGAAAGTAATCGAATTACATCAATCTTCTACAAAAAATACGCAAAAAGAGCAAAGACAAACGAGACCATCCGCGCAACCTAAAACACAATTAGCGGGAAAAATCACAGTGATGGAACCACGTGCTTACTCTGAAGCAATGACGATTGCCAAAAGAATCATTGCAGGAGAAGCAACGTTAGTCAACTTTCGGTTAGTAGAAGAAAAACAGGCGAGACGTATCGTGGACTTCCTAACTGGGACAGTCTATGCATTAGATGGCGATATTAAACGAGTAGGGGATGAGATTTTCTTATGTACCCCTGCTGGTCTGGAAATCGATAGTTCGACGGCTCAATCTTTCGCAGATGGAAGTATGTTTGATCTGTAA
- a CDS encoding cell division protein FtsQ/DivIB, with product MSKKKETKKPEQSNDEKKLTPWQMANREYLEEHKEQSEKPLETSEKSDQKEEQQEATIPSKVEDPLVEEDFLDYEEIEHKKDGAPYNGSFIDRLPNLKNYRNKVLYRRLSLIISILLIPLLFLIYYVSPLSKLEAVSISGNEVVSKEEILNDTQLEMNQHIWGQYWHRQTYIDQLKKEQPRIKSATIAFSGINTFDLSVTEYKEIALILTDGKYHPVIEDGTVLDETVESPTKNLPILEGFTDSTKIKELATEYNKLSPELQKAISEIKYTPRDTNKNLIQLNMNDGNQVIVNISNLATQMNFYAQVASEMEENGVIDMEVGIFSYPYSNNDEEESEEGTEAGTEESTNQTSVPETSENEPEISENQDEMNPTNENTTPSSSSLDEN from the coding sequence ATGAGTAAGAAAAAAGAAACAAAAAAGCCGGAGCAGTCAAACGACGAAAAAAAGTTGACGCCTTGGCAAATGGCCAACCGTGAATACTTAGAAGAACATAAAGAGCAGTCAGAGAAGCCGCTGGAAACAAGTGAAAAAAGCGATCAAAAGGAAGAGCAACAAGAAGCTACTATTCCTTCTAAAGTCGAAGACCCGCTTGTTGAAGAAGACTTCTTGGACTATGAAGAAATCGAACATAAGAAAGACGGCGCACCATATAATGGTTCGTTTATCGATCGTTTACCTAACTTGAAGAATTACCGAAACAAAGTTTTATATCGTAGGCTGAGCTTAATCATTTCCATTCTGTTGATTCCTTTGTTATTTTTGATTTATTATGTTTCTCCTTTAAGTAAATTAGAGGCAGTTTCTATTTCGGGAAACGAGGTCGTCTCCAAAGAAGAAATATTGAATGATACGCAATTAGAGATGAACCAGCATATCTGGGGACAGTATTGGCACCGCCAAACTTATATCGACCAGTTGAAAAAAGAACAACCACGGATAAAATCTGCTACGATCGCTTTTAGTGGCATCAATACATTTGATCTGTCTGTCACTGAATACAAAGAGATCGCCTTGATTTTAACGGACGGGAAATATCATCCTGTGATCGAAGATGGCACGGTGTTAGATGAGACGGTTGAAAGTCCTACGAAGAACTTACCGATCTTAGAAGGATTCACAGATTCAACAAAAATCAAAGAATTAGCAACCGAATATAATAAGCTATCACCAGAATTGCAAAAAGCCATTTCAGAAATCAAGTATACGCCTCGTGATACTAATAAAAATTTGATCCAGCTAAATATGAATGATGGCAATCAGGTGATCGTCAACATTAGTAATTTAGCGACACAAATGAATTTTTATGCGCAAGTAGCAAGTGAAATGGAAGAAAATGGCGTGATCGATATGGAAGTAGGGATTTTCTCTTACCCATACTCAAATAACGATGAAGAAGAATCAGAAGAGGGAACAGAAGCAGGAACAGAAGAAAGCACAAACCAAACTTCTGTACCGGAAACAAGCGAAAATGAGCCTGAAATCAGCGAGAATCAAGACGAAATGAATCCGACAAATGAAAATACGACCCCATCTTCGTCAAGTTTGGATGAAAATTAA
- a CDS encoding YggS family pyridoxal phosphate-dependent enzyme has translation MIADNLQNIKQDIQDSCALVHRDPKEVTLVAVTKSVGSPQAEELITAGVTHCAENRVDKLLQKKQDLLKHSEVKWHLIGNLQRRKVKLIVNEIDYFHALDSLKLAEEIQKRLEKQLACFVEVNVSGEASKHGISPDELLPFLESLAAFPDIQIVGLMTMAPKDASAEQIRKVFETLRELRDLVQSKKYTHAPCTELSMGMSQDFQLAIEEGATFIRVGTALFKDEEEE, from the coding sequence ATGATTGCTGACAACTTGCAGAATATCAAGCAAGACATTCAGGATTCGTGTGCTCTTGTTCATCGTGACCCGAAAGAAGTTACACTAGTAGCTGTTACAAAATCTGTTGGATCGCCCCAAGCAGAAGAATTGATCACTGCTGGAGTGACCCATTGTGCAGAAAATCGTGTCGATAAATTGTTGCAAAAAAAACAAGATTTGCTTAAACATTCTGAAGTAAAGTGGCATTTAATTGGTAATTTACAGCGCAGAAAGGTAAAATTGATTGTAAATGAAATTGATTACTTTCATGCGTTGGACAGTTTAAAATTGGCAGAAGAGATCCAAAAAAGATTAGAAAAGCAGTTAGCTTGCTTTGTGGAAGTGAATGTATCTGGTGAAGCCTCTAAGCATGGTATCTCACCAGATGAACTTCTACCTTTCTTAGAATCTTTAGCAGCCTTTCCTGATATTCAGATAGTGGGACTTATGACTATGGCCCCTAAGGATGCTTCTGCTGAACAAATTCGTAAAGTGTTTGAAACGCTGAGAGAATTGCGTGATCTTGTCCAATCAAAAAAATACACACATGCACCATGTACCGAACTAAGCATGGGGATGAGCCAAGATTTTCAGCTTGCAATTGAAGAAGGAGCTACATTTATCCGTGTAGGAACAGCGCTATTCAAAGACGAGGAGGAAGAATAA
- the ftsA gene encoding cell division protein FtsA encodes MAKTGMYVGLDIGTTSVKVVVAEYIDSQMNIIGVGNAKSEGINRGIIVDIDKTVQAIQRAVRQAEEKAGIQIKSVSVGLPANMLEVENCQGMIAVNGDSKEITDEDVRNVASAALVRSIPPERQIVSILPQDFTVDGFEGIKDPRGMIGVRLEMYGLLFTGPKTIIHNIRKCVENAGLIVNELVITPLALTESILSDGEKDFGTIVIDMGGGQTTTAVMHDKQLKFTSLDQEGGEFVTKDISIVLNTSFNNAEALKINYGDAYPERTSEQEEFPVDVIGQTEPVRVDEHYLSEVISARMEQIFNKAKEALDQIEALELPGGIVLTGGAASLPGVVDLAQEIFGVNVKLYVPNQMGLRNPVFTNVISIVDYSANLSEVYQLAKIAVMGESAPVHYTTNEPEAHTSYEQYDVAEETTYNEEPEEKKSGENVTSKIKGFFTNIFD; translated from the coding sequence ATGGCAAAAACAGGAATGTACGTAGGCCTTGATATTGGAACGACATCTGTCAAAGTTGTCGTGGCTGAATATATCGACAGCCAAATGAATATTATTGGAGTAGGGAACGCAAAATCAGAAGGGATTAACCGAGGCATCATCGTTGATATCGACAAAACAGTTCAAGCGATACAGCGAGCAGTGCGTCAGGCAGAAGAAAAAGCCGGCATCCAAATCAAAAGTGTAAGTGTGGGTCTACCAGCAAACATGCTTGAAGTAGAAAACTGCCAAGGGATGATTGCAGTAAACGGAGATTCAAAAGAAATCACCGATGAAGATGTCCGTAACGTGGCTTCAGCTGCACTGGTTCGTTCAATACCTCCTGAACGTCAAATCGTGTCAATTTTACCACAGGACTTTACGGTAGATGGATTCGAAGGCATCAAAGATCCTCGCGGGATGATCGGTGTCAGATTAGAAATGTACGGTCTATTATTTACAGGACCAAAAACAATCATTCATAACATCCGCAAGTGTGTTGAGAATGCAGGGTTGATCGTGAACGAATTAGTGATCACACCTTTAGCATTGACTGAATCGATTCTTTCAGATGGAGAAAAAGATTTTGGTACGATCGTGATCGACATGGGTGGCGGACAAACAACCACTGCTGTCATGCACGACAAACAGTTGAAATTCACAAGCCTGGATCAAGAAGGCGGCGAGTTTGTTACAAAAGATATCTCTATCGTTTTGAATACGTCATTCAACAATGCAGAAGCATTAAAAATAAATTATGGGGATGCTTACCCAGAACGTACTTCAGAGCAAGAAGAATTTCCGGTAGATGTGATCGGCCAAACAGAGCCTGTTAGAGTCGATGAGCATTATCTATCAGAAGTGATCTCAGCTCGTATGGAACAAATCTTCAACAAAGCAAAAGAAGCGTTGGATCAAATCGAAGCGTTAGAACTGCCTGGCGGCATCGTTCTAACTGGTGGGGCAGCAAGCCTTCCAGGTGTAGTTGATTTGGCACAGGAAATATTTGGCGTAAATGTAAAACTTTATGTACCAAATCAAATGGGTCTAAGAAATCCGGTATTTACAAACGTGATCAGTATCGTTGATTACTCTGCGAATTTAAGTGAAGTCTATCAATTAGCTAAAATCGCTGTAATGGGTGAATCAGCACCTGTTCATTATACAACCAATGAGCCGGAAGCTCACACATCTTATGAACAATATGATGTGGCAGAAGAAACAACGTATAACGAAGAACCAGAAGAAAAAAAATCTGGGGAAAACGTTACAAGTAAAATCAAAGGATTTTTTACCAATATATTTGATTAA
- a CDS encoding YggT family protein, with translation MLLNLISRAAYFYSMILVVYALLSWFPGGYQSNLGRILAKICEPYISLFDRLPLRFGPIDFTILASIVILNLAVQGLAHIVDWILIMAF, from the coding sequence ATGTTACTTAATTTAATTTCACGAGCTGCGTACTTTTATAGCATGATCCTAGTAGTCTACGCGTTATTATCTTGGTTTCCTGGTGGATACCAGTCTAATCTCGGACGTATATTAGCAAAAATCTGTGAACCATATATCAGCCTATTTGATCGTTTGCCATTAAGATTTGGACCAATCGATTTTACGATCTTAGCATCGATTGTGATTTTAAATCTGGCCGTGCAAGGATTGGCACATATCGTTGACTGGATTTTGATCATGGCTTTTTAA
- the murG gene encoding undecaprenyldiphospho-muramoylpentapeptide beta-N-acetylglucosaminyltransferase, producing MKILVTGGGTGGHIYPALAFVNYVKTQEPNAEFMYVGAKRGLENKIVPTTGIPFHTLEIQGFQRKFSLGNVKTIHLFLKSIHQAKKILKEFQPDIVIGTGGYVSGAVVYASAKLGIPTIIHEQNSVPGMTNKFLSRYVDRIALSFKDAATFFPENKSVLIGNPRAQEVADTMKTDILKKFDLDPEKKTVLIFGGSQGALKINQAVTSYLDTFTATDYQILYASGDRYYQSIKETLGEAKANISIQPYINDMAEVMAASDLLVGRAGATSIAELTALGLPSILIPSPYVTNDHQTKNAMSLVRVGAAKMIADGELDGDSLGAAIAEIMTDETLQKNMSTASKTLGIPDASERLYQLAKSLIKE from the coding sequence ATGAAAATTTTGGTAACAGGTGGAGGAACCGGTGGACATATCTATCCCGCGCTAGCCTTCGTCAATTATGTGAAAACACAAGAGCCGAACGCCGAGTTTATGTATGTAGGTGCAAAACGTGGTTTGGAAAATAAAATCGTCCCAACCACTGGGATTCCTTTTCATACCTTAGAGATCCAAGGATTTCAGCGAAAGTTTTCACTAGGTAATGTCAAAACGATCCATTTATTTTTAAAAAGTATCCATCAAGCAAAAAAAATACTAAAAGAATTCCAACCGGATATCGTGATCGGGACGGGTGGCTATGTATCGGGGGCAGTTGTCTATGCTTCTGCTAAGTTAGGGATTCCGACGATCATCCATGAACAAAACAGTGTTCCGGGAATGACGAATAAATTTTTAAGTCGCTACGTGGATCGGATCGCCCTTTCTTTTAAAGATGCAGCAACATTTTTTCCAGAAAATAAATCGGTTTTGATCGGTAATCCACGTGCCCAAGAAGTTGCAGATACGATGAAAACTGATATTCTAAAAAAATTCGACCTTGATCCTGAGAAAAAAACAGTTTTGATTTTTGGCGGGAGCCAAGGGGCATTAAAAATCAATCAAGCTGTTACTTCTTATTTAGACACGTTTACTGCTACTGACTATCAGATTCTTTACGCATCAGGTGATCGCTATTATCAAAGCATTAAGGAAACACTTGGAGAAGCGAAAGCAAACATCAGCATCCAACCTTATATCAATGATATGGCTGAAGTGATGGCGGCAAGTGATTTGTTAGTTGGTCGAGCAGGAGCAACATCGATTGCTGAATTGACTGCCTTAGGGTTACCTTCGATCCTTATCCCGAGTCCCTATGTGACGAACGACCATCAAACTAAAAATGCGATGAGCTTAGTTCGAGTTGGGGCAGCCAAGATGATTGCAGATGGAGAATTGGACGGTGATTCATTAGGCGCCGCGATCGCTGAGATCATGACAGATGAAACATTACAAAAGAACATGTCAACTGCTTCTAAAACATTAGGTATACCGGATGCATCGGAGCGCTTGTATCAACTGGCAAAATCGTTAATCAAAGAGTAA
- the ftsZ gene encoding cell division protein FtsZ, whose amino-acid sequence MEFSIDNNINDGAVIKVIGVGGGGGNAVNRMIEENVKGVEFITANTDVQALKNSKAETVIQLGPKYTRGLGAGSQPEVGQKAAEESEQSLREALEGADMIFITAGMGGGTGTGAAPIVAGIARELGALTVGVVTRPFTFEGPKRGRFAAEGIARLKENVDTLLIISNNRLLEVVDKKTPMLEAFREADNVLRQGVQGISDLITAPGYVNLDFADVKTVMANQGTALMGIGVASGEERVIEATKKAISSPLLETSIDGAEQVLLNITGGLDMTLFEAQDASDIVANAATGDVNIILGTSINEEMGDEIRVTVIATGIDETKKERKSSRPARQTPTQTQSSAQSNRLDMDQAKPITAEDESSFGDWDIRREQNVRPKVDESNYETIEKKEFDTFNREETKTKGDDELNTPPFFRRKK is encoded by the coding sequence ATGGAATTCTCAATTGATAATAACATCAATGACGGCGCAGTAATCAAAGTCATCGGCGTCGGTGGCGGAGGCGGAAATGCTGTAAACCGTATGATTGAAGAAAACGTTAAAGGTGTTGAGTTCATCACTGCCAACACAGACGTACAAGCATTAAAAAATTCAAAAGCAGAAACAGTGATTCAATTAGGCCCTAAATATACACGTGGCTTAGGTGCAGGTTCACAACCAGAAGTTGGTCAAAAAGCAGCAGAAGAAAGTGAACAATCTTTACGTGAAGCACTTGAAGGTGCTGACATGATCTTCATCACTGCTGGTATGGGTGGCGGAACTGGTACTGGTGCAGCACCGATCGTTGCGGGTATCGCTAGAGAATTAGGCGCATTGACAGTAGGTGTAGTGACTCGTCCATTCACATTTGAAGGACCAAAACGTGGTCGTTTCGCCGCTGAAGGAATCGCTCGTTTGAAAGAAAACGTGGATACATTATTGATCATCTCTAACAACCGTCTTCTTGAAGTCGTTGATAAAAAGACACCGATGCTTGAAGCATTCCGTGAGGCAGATAATGTCTTACGCCAAGGTGTTCAAGGTATCTCTGATCTGATCACTGCTCCAGGTTACGTAAACTTGGACTTCGCTGATGTGAAGACAGTTATGGCAAACCAAGGAACTGCTTTGATGGGTATCGGAGTAGCAAGTGGCGAAGAACGCGTGATCGAAGCAACGAAGAAAGCTATCTCTTCTCCATTATTAGAAACATCGATCGATGGGGCAGAACAAGTCCTATTGAATATCACTGGTGGCTTAGATATGACATTGTTCGAAGCACAAGACGCTTCAGACATCGTCGCTAATGCAGCAACTGGCGATGTAAATATCATCTTAGGTACATCGATCAATGAAGAAATGGGCGATGAGATCCGTGTAACGGTCATTGCTACAGGTATTGATGAAACAAAAAAGGAACGAAAGTCTAGTCGTCCAGCTAGACAAACACCAACACAAACGCAATCTTCTGCTCAAAGCAATCGATTAGACATGGACCAAGCAAAACCGATCACTGCTGAAGATGAAAGCAGTTTTGGTGATTGGGACATCCGTCGCGAACAAAATGTTCGCCCTAAAGTGGATGAGTCTAATTATGAAACTATTGAGAAAAAAGAATTTGATACATTCAATCGTGAAGAAACAAAAACAAAAGGTGACGACGAATTGAATACACCGCCGTTTTTCCGTCGTAAAAAATAA
- a CDS encoding DivIVA domain-containing protein, which translates to MALTPLDIQNKTFPTKMRGYNQDEVDDFLDLVVRDYEEVTQRNRELEKAVKHSEEKLEYFNELKDALNQSIIVAQDTADKVKTSASKESEVIVTSAQNKADEMVANAEKRAHQLTTDAEEKARRILTDATEKARQLATETEDLKKKTRVFHQRISLMLESQLEQVKSPEWDEILQPFSSYVTDSHEVIKEVLAKQLDNENESDVHSETGVYESPVTAFDTQAIDLSIIPGEYEEE; encoded by the coding sequence ATGGCTTTAACTCCATTAGATATTCAAAATAAAACATTCCCAACTAAAATGCGGGGATATAATCAAGACGAAGTAGATGATTTCTTAGATTTAGTTGTTCGTGATTACGAAGAAGTGACACAACGAAACCGTGAATTAGAAAAAGCAGTGAAGCATTCAGAGGAAAAACTTGAATACTTCAATGAATTGAAAGATGCCTTGAATCAATCGATCATCGTGGCACAAGATACAGCGGACAAAGTAAAAACAAGTGCAAGTAAAGAATCAGAAGTGATCGTTACTTCTGCACAAAACAAAGCGGACGAAATGGTTGCAAATGCTGAAAAGCGTGCGCACCAATTAACTACAGATGCAGAAGAAAAAGCACGCCGTATCTTGACAGATGCGACTGAAAAAGCAAGACAATTAGCTACAGAAACAGAAGATTTGAAGAAGAAAACTCGTGTCTTCCATCAACGAATCAGCTTGATGTTAGAGTCACAGCTTGAACAAGTAAAAAGTCCAGAATGGGATGAGATCTTACAACCTTTCTCTAGTTATGTAACAGATAGCCATGAAGTAATCAAAGAAGTTTTGGCAAAACAGCTTGACAATGAAAATGAAAGTGATGTACACTCTGAAACAGGAGTATACGAGTCTCCAGTGACTGCTTTTGATACTCAAGCAATCGACCTTTCGATCATTCCTGGAGAATACGAAGAAGAGTAG
- a CDS encoding RNA-binding protein: MDANVYQHFRVDERSFIDSVGDWIEQVQSQYAPYLTEFLDPRQCYILETLIRQNSDLRFQLYGGYEQAERKRCLIFPDYYEPVDDDFEMSLYEVHYPSKFANLSHGKILGTLVGTGIKRSYFGDIISDDERWQVFIANEVDHFVVNQVTKIGKVAVRLEEIKYTDMVLPKDSWTQERGTVTSLRLDSVISEIYNISRQRSKQLIEAGKVKVNWTENTKPDFLLELLDIVSIRGYGRIQIQDLEGKTKKDKCRVLFGVLRK, translated from the coding sequence GTGGATGCGAATGTGTATCAGCATTTCCGAGTAGATGAACGTTCTTTTATCGACTCTGTCGGAGATTGGATCGAACAGGTCCAGAGTCAGTATGCACCTTATCTGACAGAATTTCTTGATCCGAGACAGTGCTACATCTTAGAGACCCTGATTCGCCAAAACAGTGACTTGCGTTTTCAGTTGTATGGTGGATATGAGCAAGCGGAGCGAAAACGTTGCTTGATTTTCCCAGATTACTATGAACCTGTTGACGATGATTTTGAAATGTCATTATATGAAGTCCATTATCCGAGTAAATTCGCCAATTTAAGTCATGGGAAAATTCTAGGCACGCTAGTAGGTACTGGAATCAAACGTTCTTACTTCGGTGATATTATTTCAGATGATGAACGATGGCAAGTGTTCATTGCAAATGAAGTCGATCACTTTGTCGTTAATCAAGTGACTAAGATCGGAAAAGTAGCTGTTCGCTTAGAGGAAATCAAGTATACAGATATGGTCTTGCCAAAAGATAGTTGGACGCAAGAAAGAGGAACAGTGACTTCACTTAGACTGGACAGTGTGATCTCGGAAATCTATAATATTTCCAGACAGCGTTCGAAGCAACTGATCGAAGCAGGAAAAGTAAAAGTCAACTGGACAGAAAATACCAAACCGGACTTTCTACTTGAGTTATTAGACATTGTTTCGATCAGAGGATATGGTAGAATACAAATCCAAGACCTTGAGGGGAAAACGAAAAAAGACAAGTGCAGGGTGTTGTTTGGTGTATTACGTAAATAA
- the ileS gene encoding isoleucine--tRNA ligase, translating to MKMKETLQLGKTSFPMRGNLPNREGEWQKEWEENQIYQQRQALNEGKPSFILHDGPPYANGNIHLGHSLNKISKDIIIRSKSMSGFRAPYVPGWDTHGLPIEQVLTNKGIKRKEMTMAEYLEKCREYALSQVDKQREDFKRLGVAGDWENPYVTLDPSYEAAQIRVFGKMSEKGYIYKGLKPIYWSPSSESSLAEAEIEYKDVKSPSIYVAFTVKDGKDLLGEDTAFVIWTTTPWTLPANQGIAVNPTFTYVLVEADGRKFVVAKDLLETVQQAIGWEAVNVLKEFAGQEMEYMTATHPFYDRESLVILGDHVTLDAGTGLVHTAPGHGEDDYIAGNRYKLPVVSPVDSKGVFTEEAPGFEGIFYDKANPMITDLLQEKGALLKLDFFTHSYPHDWRTKKPVIYRATPQWFASINDFRQNILDEVEKVDWIIPWGKTRLFNMVRDRGDWVISRQRAWGVPLPIFYAENGEAIITPETIEHVAELFAAHGSIIWFEKEAKDLLPEGFTHPGSPNGEFTKETDIMDVWFDSGSSHEAVLRQRPELSFPADMYLEGSDQYRGWFNSSITTSVAINGVAPYKSVLSQGFTLDGEGRKMSKSLGNTIVPDKVIKQFGADILRLWVSSVDYEADVRVSMDILGQVAEVYRKIRNTMRFLLANTDDFDPKKDAVAYEERRSVDKYMTVRLNQVIKEIREEGYDKYNFMQIYRTVMNFLTVDLSSFYLDFAKDVVYIEAENDYQRRCMQTVFYETAVALTKLLTPIIPHTAEEIWSFLKEEEAYVQLSELPSYVEYANQDELLDTWTAFMDFRDKVLKALEEARNSKLIGKSLEAKLTIYPNQQVAHLLTAVAADIPQLLIISPDYFTIMPENTEASENALVFDDVAILVEKADGETCDRCRQIRKDVGSHEKLPHLCGRCAQLVEEFYPEAVAEGFEEK from the coding sequence ATGAAAATGAAAGAAACCTTGCAACTAGGAAAAACAAGTTTTCCTATGCGTGGGAATTTGCCAAACCGTGAAGGTGAATGGCAAAAAGAATGGGAAGAAAATCAAATCTATCAACAAAGACAAGCGTTGAATGAAGGCAAACCAAGCTTCATTCTTCATGATGGCCCTCCATATGCAAATGGAAATATCCATTTAGGGCATTCGTTAAACAAAATCAGTAAAGATATCATCATCCGTTCAAAATCAATGTCAGGTTTTCGCGCACCATACGTACCCGGCTGGGATACACATGGTTTGCCGATCGAGCAAGTATTGACGAACAAAGGGATCAAACGAAAAGAAATGACGATGGCAGAATACTTGGAGAAATGTCGCGAATACGCACTTTCACAAGTAGACAAACAACGTGAAGACTTTAAACGATTAGGAGTAGCTGGGGATTGGGAAAATCCTTATGTGACGTTAGATCCTTCATATGAAGCTGCGCAGATCCGTGTATTTGGTAAAATGTCTGAAAAAGGTTATATCTATAAAGGATTAAAACCGATTTACTGGTCACCATCTAGTGAGTCTTCTTTAGCTGAAGCAGAAATTGAATATAAAGATGTCAAATCTCCTTCAATTTATGTTGCTTTCACTGTCAAAGATGGCAAAGATCTTTTAGGTGAAGACACTGCATTTGTAATTTGGACAACTACACCATGGACATTACCAGCAAACCAAGGGATTGCTGTAAATCCAACATTTACGTATGTTTTAGTCGAAGCAGATGGCCGCAAATTTGTTGTTGCGAAAGATTTATTGGAAACTGTGCAACAAGCTATCGGCTGGGAAGCAGTCAACGTCTTAAAAGAATTCGCTGGACAAGAAATGGAATACATGACAGCGACACATCCTTTCTATGATCGTGAATCTTTAGTGATCTTGGGAGATCATGTAACGTTAGATGCCGGTACTGGCTTAGTTCATACTGCACCTGGACACGGGGAAGATGACTACATTGCTGGAAATCGCTACAAGTTACCTGTAGTTTCACCAGTTGATTCTAAAGGTGTATTCACAGAGGAAGCACCTGGCTTTGAAGGAATCTTTTATGATAAAGCAAATCCAATGATTACTGATTTATTGCAAGAAAAAGGTGCTTTGTTGAAATTGGATTTCTTCACACATAGTTATCCGCATGACTGGCGTACTAAAAAACCTGTCATTTATCGTGCCACACCACAATGGTTTGCTTCAATCAATGACTTCCGTCAAAACATCCTTGATGAAGTTGAAAAAGTTGATTGGATCATTCCTTGGGGTAAAACACGTCTTTTTAATATGGTACGTGATCGTGGCGATTGGGTAATCTCACGTCAACGTGCTTGGGGTGTACCACTACCGATTTTTTACGCTGAAAATGGAGAAGCGATCATTACGCCAGAAACAATTGAACATGTTGCTGAGTTATTTGCGGCCCATGGTTCAATCATTTGGTTTGAAAAAGAAGCGAAAGACTTACTTCCAGAAGGCTTTACGCATCCAGGTTCACCTAATGGCGAATTCACCAAAGAAACAGATATCATGGATGTTTGGTTCGATTCAGGTTCTTCCCATGAAGCAGTTTTACGTCAACGTCCTGAATTATCTTTCCCGGCAGATATGTACCTTGAAGGTTCCGATCAATATCGTGGCTGGTTCAATTCAAGTATTACGACAAGTGTAGCGATCAATGGAGTTGCGCCATATAAATCAGTTCTTTCTCAAGGGTTCACATTAGACGGCGAAGGTCGGAAAATGAGTAAATCTTTAGGTAATACGATCGTTCCAGATAAAGTAATCAAACAATTCGGTGCGGATATTCTACGTCTATGGGTATCTAGTGTGGATTATGAAGCCGATGTTCGTGTATCAATGGATATTTTAGGTCAGGTTGCGGAAGTTTACCGTAAGATCAGAAATACGATGCGCTTCTTATTAGCAAATACGGATGATTTTGATCCGAAGAAAGATGCAGTGGCGTATGAAGAGCGTCGTTCAGTCGATAAATATATGACAGTTCGTTTAAATCAAGTGATCAAAGAAATCCGTGAAGAAGGATATGACAAGTATAACTTTATGCAAATCTATCGTACGGTAATGAATTTCTTAACAGTTGATCTATCTTCTTTCTATCTTGATTTTGCCAAAGATGTGGTTTATATCGAAGCAGAAAATGATTATCAACGTCGTTGCATGCAAACTGTATTCTATGAGACAGCAGTTGCCTTGACTAAATTACTAACGCCGATCATTCCTCATACAGCAGAAGAAATCTGGTCATTCTTAAAAGAAGAGGAAGCATATGTTCAATTAAGTGAATTACCAAGCTATGTTGAATATGCGAACCAAGATGAGTTGTTGGACACATGGACAGCCTTCATGGATTTCCGTGACAAAGTCTTAAAAGCGTTGGAAGAAGCAAGAAATAGTAAATTGATCGGTAAATCATTAGAAGCAAAATTAACGATCTATCCGAATCAACAAGTGGCACATTTATTAACAGCAGTTGCTGCTGATATTCCACAATTATTGATCATCTCACCAGATTACTTTACGATCATGCCAGAAAATACGGAAGCATCTGAAAATGCTTTAGTCTTTGATGATGTGGCAATCTTAGTCGAAAAAGCAGATGGGGAAACTTGTGATCGTTGTCGCCAGATCCGTAAAGATGTTGGTTCCCATGAAAAATTACCACACTTATGCGGACGTTGCGCACAGCTTGTTGAAGAGTTCTATCCAGAAGCAGTTGCAGAAGGTTTTGAAGAGAAATAA